Part of the Fodinicola acaciae genome is shown below.
GCGGTCATGAGGTCCGTGGTGACGCCAAGGGCGGTAATTCGGTCGATTGTCCAGCGCGGGACTTGGTCGGTCGGTGAGATGCCGGCTGTGGGATCAGGCATTGGGGTGAGGTGACTGCTGGTGCGTGGCATGGCGATTTCTCTTTCGTAAGAATAGATACAGGGTCGGCGCGGTCGGGATTGAGCATGTGCGTTGCTGGGGGTGCCGCGCGTTGTGGTCGTGAGAGATCCATTTGCGGCACCGTTGGAGACAATGAGGTTGATTCAATGTGCCGCCACGCGGGGCCTGCAGAATGCGAACCGCAGCGCCTGCGCGGCTCCACAACATTCTGGTGACGTGGCCGATATGCATCTGCGTTGACCCGATGGGGTTCGCCGACGGGTCATTCGCAACACGCCCTTCAACGTGATGATGCCACTGGTGAGCCGCTGCCGCAAACAGTGTTCCGGATGTAGGGCGACCACTGACGTGCCTGTACGCGCCGGGGAGGGAAACGGCGATACTGGACGATACGAGACGGCAGTAGTCGGCTTTTCTGTTTCGATACAGAACAAATCCGGTATTTTTTCGCTTTCTAAATCGCGGATCCGATCGCTATTAGGTCAGTGTCCGGGTCCTTACCCATGAGGAGTGACATTGACTATCACCACCAACCCCAACGTCCAATCCCGCATCGCCCCTGCGACGAGAGCAGCTACTCAGGCCGCGCGAGCAACCGTCGCGCGACGCTTCCACGGCGGCAGGTCGCGTAGCCGGTCCGTGCTCAGCCCGACAAGAGTCGACTGGTGACGCCGCCGCAGCGCCGCTTCGAGGACCATCCCGACGCTGAAGGCCGCCCGGCCGCGGCGACAGGCGGCGCCGACGAATCGGGTCTTGCTCCAGTGTTGCTGTTGCTGCCTTCTGAGGCGGCGCAACGACTGCGCGTGCTGGAGTCGTGGCTGCGCAGAAAAGCGGCCGCTGGCGCTGTCCCGTGCACGTTCGTGGGTAAGCATCTTCGGTTCTCCGAAGCCGACCTCCGCCAGATCGCCGCTTTGGGAGCGCGCCCCGCGCGGCCGGGTCGCGGGCGACCGCGGCAATGTGACCTGCCGCGTTGACGTTGACAGAGGTTGTCTGGTGGCTCGCATCGGTCGACTTGATCTTCGCCGCCGAGTTGAGCTGGATGGACGGCAACGCCCGGCCGGTTGGCCGACGTGTGAAGGGCAGCAGCGAACGGAGGCTGGCGGTCGATGGGCTGGGCTGAAAAACGAGGTCCAGGAAGCTATCGTGCCCGGTACACCAAGCCCGACGGCACACTTGGCTCCAAGAGCGGTTTCCGCACTCGTGGCGCGGCGCTGGACTACGCCAACGGCAGGGACAACCCCGCCGCAGGGGACGACGACCGTGACGACACCGCTGATCGGTTGCTGGTCCGGGTTTCCCGTCCTGCCAACAACAGGGAGTCGGTGATCCTCACGTTGGCCGAGTGGGCTCCGACCTGGCTGGACTCGATGGACGTGGCGATTCGGACCGAGGAAGGCTACCGGACCCGCCTGAAATGCCACATCCTGCCGGACTGGGGCGATTACCCGCTTGACGCGATCACCAACAGCGGCGTACGGGCCTGGGCAAAGAAACTCCGTGTCGCCGGGTACTCCCCGGTCACCGTCTCTGGGCTGACCAAAGCTCTTCGGTTGATGCTCAGCGACGCCGTCGACGAAGGCATTTTGAAAGCAAACCCAGTCCAACTGCGCCGCCGCGGTCGCCGGGAGCACGTATCCGTGACCGAACGCGTCTGGGCTACACCCGAGCAGGCGATGCGGTTCGCCGTCAACGCTGCGATGTTGGACAGCCCGACCGCCGGCGTGTTGGCGCTGACGGCTGCCTGGACTGGCGCGCGTTGGGGCGAACTCGCCGGGCTACAGCGAATGAACGTCCATCTCGACGAGGACGGCAGTGGTCGCATCGTGATCGATCCCAAGATCGGTTCGCTCCATGAAACCGACTCCGGCAGGCTCATGCTCGGCCCGCCCAAGACCGCCAAATCGGCCCGTACGATCGCCTTGCCACCCACGCTGGCGAAGGTGCTTCGCAACCACCTTGATATGTGCCGAGGCAGTTTCGTTTTCACTGGCCGTGACGGCGGGTTGTTGCGGCGCAGCAACGTCTCACGCCGGGTCACTCGTCCAGCAGTTGACGGCACCCTGCATCTCACGCGTCCCCGTATCAAGATCGAGGGCGCCTGCCCTGGGCTGACCATGCATGGTTTCCGACATGGTCACAAGACATGGATGATCGCCGACGGCATACCCGAGGCCGCGCAAGGCCTGCGTCTCGGTCACGAACAAGCCGACCAGATCCGCGAGGTCTATTCACACGTCGAAGAAGCCATCGAACAAAAGCTGCTCGACTGCCTAGAAAACCGGTGGAGCAGGGCCATCGCGGCTCTTGGCGAGAATATCAATCTCACTCATAGATGGCTCAATGCCGCCTGAATATCTGCTCGCGCCGCTCCGGTGCTTCGACGTTTCGGAATCAGCCAAAGCTTTGTCCTGCACGGAGCGGTGTCCTCGAGGCCATGGTGAAACATGACGGCTCTAGGCTGGGGCGTATGGCGATGACGGCGCGGGAACGACTGGCGCGAGAGCTCGGTGGTTCCGAACAGGCTGGGTCGTTCAGCGCACAAATGCTGGCACCTGCTCATCTTCTGCAGCTTCAGGTGTCGGGTGTCGGGCCGGTTAGTCTTCCGATCCGAGCGGCTCTGGCGAAGAAGCTGATCGCGGCGGCGCGACCGGCGATGTTCGGGCGGGGAGAGGAGACGCTGACTGACACCAGTGTCCGCGATACGTGGGAGCTCACCCCCGATCAGGTCGCGCTTGGCGGGTCTGATTGGGCGGCGTTGATGGCTCGTGCGTTGGAGCATTTTCGTGATGAGCTTGGCCTTCCTTTGACGACTCGCTTGCGGGTCGAGCTGCACTCGATGTTGGTTTACGGCAAAGGGCAGTTCTTTCTTCCCCACCAGGATTCGGAAAAAGACGATGCCATGGTGGGCACGTTGGTGGTGTCGCTGCCATCTGTCCATACCGGCGGTGAACTGGTCATCGACCACGCGGGGGAGCGCAAGACGTTTCGCGCGTCGAAGGAGGAGTTGACCTTCGTCGTGTTCTACTGTGACTGTCGTCATCAGGTGATGCCTGTCCGGTCCGGGTATCGGGTGACGCTGACATTTAACCTTCTCGCTGATGCCAGGGTGCCGGCCGCGGAGGTTGGCCCGATCGCCGAGGTGACGCATTGCCTGACCGAGCACTTCAGCGGGCCGGCGACCCCTTCGTACGGAGGCCGCGACCTTGCCCCACCGAACCGGTTGGTCGTACTGCTCGACCATGAGTACACCCAGCGAGGGTTGAACTGGCGCTGCCTCAAGGGCGCCGACGTGGGACGTGCTGCTCTGCTGCGAGCGGCAGCGGAGCAGGCCGGGTGCGACGCGGTGCTGGCGCTGGCCGAGGTCAAGGAGACCTGGGACGCCCTGCCCGTCGGCGACGATCCATGGGATGGGTCATGGGATGGGTCATGGGATGGTGACTACGACGAGACCGAGCCAGGCGAGGGCGCCGATGACTTCGAGCTCAATGAGCTGATCGACGACGAGATCACCCTCACGTGGTGGACCGCCCCGGACGGCGCCGGAGGCGAGCCGATCTCGCTGTACGTCCCCGACCACGAGGCGTGTGCTGCCACCTCAAGCGCGCATCTGGAGCCGTATCAGTCGGAGTACGAGGGTTATATGGGCAACTACGGCAACACGCTGGATCGGTGGTACCGGCGGGCCGCGATTGTCCTGTGGCCGCGGGAACGGGCCTTCGCGGCGCGCGCCGAGGCCAGCTCGCTGTGGGCTCTGCAGCAGCTCCGCGACCGCATCGAAGCCGGAGATCTGGAGGGTGCGAATGCGGCCGCTGAGTCGCTCGCGCCGTTCTGGACAAGGACGGCAGCGCAGGCCGGCCTACTCGGCCTTTGTCTGCAGGTAGCGGCGGGCTTGAGCGTTGCCGAGACGGCATCAATGCTGCTGGAGCCGTTCCACATTGAGATGATCACGCACGAGCAGGTGGCCGGACTGGTAGCGGTGGCCCGCCGATACGGCGATGAGTGGACGCGGAACGTCGTCGATGGATGGTTCGGGACGCACCGCTACTACGGAGCCGACCGTGGCGAGTGGGTCAACAAAAAGTTGGCGGAGCTGTGCGCGACGTTGCGTACGGCCGGCAGTCCGGGCGTGGCGCGGCTGCTGGGTGCCGGTGCGTGGCGCTGGATGGATCGCGAGCTGCGGCGCTGGACGACCACCGCGGGAAGCAAGATCCGGCAGCCGCAGCTGGAGATGCTGAGCACGCCGTTTGCGCGACTGGTGGAGGCGGCGGACGACAAGCTACGCGACGAGATCATCGGCGCGCTGCGCGAGTACGACGACAGCGTCCTGGAGTGCACGTTTCCAGCGCTGCGGCTGGCCGGCGCGTCGCCAGCTGTCGGGCTCGACGCGGTTGCGCGGGACTGCGCGGGTCGGCTCGGCAAGATTGTCGCGCGGCCGCTACGTGAAGACGACGATTGGTCGATCGAATGGACCGGTTGTGGGTGTGAGCTCTGCGCCACGCTGGCGACGTTCCTCGGCTCTCGTACGCGCCAGACGCTGGAGTGGCCGCTGGTCACAGCTGGACGCCGGCATGTGCATTCTCAGATCGACGCGGCAGAGCTGCCGGTGCGGCACCAAACCCGGCGGCAGGGGCGACCGTACACGTTGGTTTTGGTGAAAACCGACGAACTGTTCAGTCGGGCCGTGGAGGCGCGGCATAAGGCGGTAATGGACCTGGCGTGGCTGGCCTCGACCTGGGACAACGCCACGCTGCGGACGTAACCACGGCTCAAGCGTGCCTCTTGGGTGGGTTCGTTCAGGTGACGAGCGGGTTTCGTACGGCAACGGCGGTGCTGAAGCGCCCGAAGTCGCGGTCGGCTGACCACAGTTCGCGTACGCCATGCGCGGCACAGAGCGCGGCGATCCTCGCGTCGTGAACCATCGGGCCCACGACCTTGCCGTTGGCGAGCAGGGCCTTCAGCTGTTTCCAGTACCCCGCGGGCTCGGCCAGCAGCGTCAGTGTCGGTGCCGCCAGCCAGGCGTCGAGTTGGTCGATGGCCTGGTCCCGCGTGCTGGGTGGGTCGTAGATCTTCGGATGGGTGGCGATGGCGAAGAACTCGTGCACGCACGGCCATGGGATGGCCCAGCCGGATCGTCCTTCGGCGAGGCTTTTGACCAGATCGGCCGCGGCGGCGTGGAAGTCGGAGTCGCAGCGATGCGCGTAGACGAGGATGTTGGTGTCGACGGCGATCATGCCGGCTGCTGGTAGATCTCGTCGCGGATTTGCTCCCAATGCGCGCCGCGGAACTCTGGCTGCAGGCCGCGGCCATCCACACTCGCATCCGTCAAGACGAATGGCGGCTCGCCGGTGCGCTGCCTGATCACGGTGCGCAGTCCAGCCTCAATCAGCGCCTTCAGTGTCGTGTGCTGCCGTTGCGCGAGCTCCTGCGCCTCCCGTATCAGCTCATCCGGCAGGTTCACGGTCGTCTTCATATGGCGGACCATACCATGACAGCCGTACGCCCATACAGCTGTCAGATGCCTCGACGTTAGCGTCGATTTCTTCGAGTACGCCTTGGTCTTGTTTGAAATCGACGAGCTTTCAGCCGCGCTGTGGGCGCGCGGCGCAGGCCGATGCCGCCCCTGCGTGGCTGACCTCGACGTGAGGCGGCACCACGCTCCGAACCTAGCCATGGCCAGGCCTGATGGCGCGCCCTCGCCTCTGTTGTTCCGTCCAGCGGCGTGAACGGCCCGGTCATGAACGGCAGCAGATCTGCCGCATGGTGGACTGGCGCGTCATGGTCGACACATCAAGTGCCGGGAAGCAAGGTCACGTGAGCCGCACGCACGCTAAGTTATGAGCGAAGAGTGACCGGGCGAGTTGAATGAGTGTTGGAACGAGGAGCGACAAGGCGCATGAGCGGTCCACCCGCGCAAATAGGCCGTTACCTGGTGGAACGTCAACTGGGTTCTGGCGGTATGGGCGAGGTCTACCTGGCGTACTCACCAGCCGGCGATCCGGTCGCTGTCAAGTTGATTCGGACTGATCGATTGGACCCTGTCACGCGGGCACGATTCGAGAAGGAGGCTCAGATCGCTCGCACCATCATCGGTACGAACCGGGTAGCCAAGTTTCTCGACGCGGACCCGTACGCCGATCGTCCGTGGCTGGCAATGGAATACATCGCCGGCGACACGCTGCTTGCTCATGTCGACGCACATGGTCCACTGTCAGCACCTATGATCGCGAGCTTGGGAGCCCTGCTCTCCGAAGGACTGGCCGCGGTCCACGATGCCAAGCTGTTGCACCGGGACATCAAGCCGCAGAACGTAATCATGGGTGAGTACGGCCCGATTCTGATCGATTTCGGTCTCGGAGCGTTCCTGGATGCGGGCAAGGAGTCAATTGCCAGCAGCGGCATGATCATCGGAACCGTACGTTGCATGGCTCCTGAACAGGCAACTGGCAATTCGAGCGACGTCACCACTGCCGCAGACGTGTATGGCTTGGGTTCCGTCTTGCTCTACGCGGCGACCGGACACTACCCGTACGAAGGTCTGCGTTGGGAGGCCATCGTCGCCCAGGTGCGGGACCCAACCGAGCTCCCCGACCTGCATGGGCTACCAGACCCGCTGCTGCCGATCGTTTCTTCGATGCTTGCGTACGACCCGGATAGTCGGCCTCACCTGGCTGCAGTCACCAGCGAATGCGCGAGGTTGCTCACGGAGTTCGGGATGTCGCCGGCAGATGCCCGCTACGCCTTGCTTGACCGGACGACCAAGGGGCCGGGAGCCGAGACCCGGAACTCCCCATCGGCAGCGCTGCCAGAACGACTGGGCGTACCCGCGATTGGCCTCGCCGCCGCGGTGAGCATCGACAGCCCACTCGATCGTCCGGTCCAAGCATACGAGGATGCCGACGACGCGACATCGGTCGACGCCCTCATCGAAAAAGGAGCGCCGAGAGACGTGGTACGGGGCGAACCGGAGCCGTTCGCGGCCTCGGACTCGCGCCGCCGCAGGCAACCGGCCTCGGAACGTGTCGCAGAGGAACTGCGGAAGAAGTACGACGTACAGCCTGGCTTGTAGGAAAAGTCCGATCTCCAGGTCCGGCGGTCAGGTGAACAGGAGAAGCCGTGCGTTGCGGCTGGTGAGGAGCACAGCGGGGTGACGGGGCATACGGAGACTCACATCGAGCGAGACGTTGCCGAGCATAGGGGCGGGGACATGCATGCGGTCGGCGGAGCTCCGCCGTGTGCGCCGGGTGCTCAAGTTCGAATCCGGGACGAGCAGTGGTTCGTCAAGAAGATCAGCCAGGTTCGACCCGGCAGTTGGATGCTCGAAGTTACGGGCGTCTCCGCTTTCGTTCGAGGAATTGACTCCACCTTCTACGACGAGCTCGACGAAATTGAGGTGTTGGATCCGGAGAAGACCCGGCTGGTCGGCGACAACTCACCGAACCACCGCCGTGCCCGTTTGTATCTCGAGGCGATGATCCGCAAGACCGCTCTGCCGCAGACCGAGCACGGGTTGGCACTCGCAGGTAGCTTTCTGATGGACCAACAGACCCACCAGCTACGTCCGGCAGAGCTCGCTCTATCAATGAAGAACCCGCAGCCGCGCATCCTCATCGCAGACGTCGTCGGCCTCGGTAAGACCTTGGAAATAGGCCTGCTGCTCGCCGAGCTCATCCGAAGGGGACGCGGGGAGCGGATTCTGGTCGTCACACCGGCGCACGTACTTGAGCAATTCCAGCGAGAACTGTGGACCCGCTTCGCCATTCCGTTGGTACGGTTGGACTCTACCGGCATTCAGCGTGTCCAACAGGACATTCCCGCCGGCCGCAACCCCTTCGCCTATTTCAAGCGGGCCATCATTTCGGTAGATACGCTCAAGAGTGACGTTTACGCGCACCATCTGGACAGCACCGACTGGGATGCCGTTGTTATCGACGAGTCGCACAACCTG
Proteins encoded:
- a CDS encoding tyrosine-type recombinase/integrase; the protein is MGWAEKRGPGSYRARYTKPDGTLGSKSGFRTRGAALDYANGRDNPAAGDDDRDDTADRLLVRVSRPANNRESVILTLAEWAPTWLDSMDVAIRTEEGYRTRLKCHILPDWGDYPLDAITNSGVRAWAKKLRVAGYSPVTVSGLTKALRLMLSDAVDEGILKANPVQLRRRGRREHVSVTERVWATPEQAMRFAVNAAMLDSPTAGVLALTAAWTGARWGELAGLQRMNVHLDEDGSGRIVIDPKIGSLHETDSGRLMLGPPKTAKSARTIALPPTLAKVLRNHLDMCRGSFVFTGRDGGLLRRSNVSRRVTRPAVDGTLHLTRPRIKIEGACPGLTMHGFRHGHKTWMIADGIPEAAQGLRLGHEQADQIREVYSHVEEAIEQKLLDCLENRWSRAIAALGENINLTHRWLNAA
- a CDS encoding 2OG-Fe(II) oxygenase, with protein sequence MAMTARERLARELGGSEQAGSFSAQMLAPAHLLQLQVSGVGPVSLPIRAALAKKLIAAARPAMFGRGEETLTDTSVRDTWELTPDQVALGGSDWAALMARALEHFRDELGLPLTTRLRVELHSMLVYGKGQFFLPHQDSEKDDAMVGTLVVSLPSVHTGGELVIDHAGERKTFRASKEELTFVVFYCDCRHQVMPVRSGYRVTLTFNLLADARVPAAEVGPIAEVTHCLTEHFSGPATPSYGGRDLAPPNRLVVLLDHEYTQRGLNWRCLKGADVGRAALLRAAAEQAGCDAVLALAEVKETWDALPVGDDPWDGSWDGSWDGDYDETEPGEGADDFELNELIDDEITLTWWTAPDGAGGEPISLYVPDHEACAATSSAHLEPYQSEYEGYMGNYGNTLDRWYRRAAIVLWPRERAFAARAEASSLWALQQLRDRIEAGDLEGANAAAESLAPFWTRTAAQAGLLGLCLQVAAGLSVAETASMLLEPFHIEMITHEQVAGLVAVARRYGDEWTRNVVDGWFGTHRYYGADRGEWVNKKLAELCATLRTAGSPGVARLLGAGAWRWMDRELRRWTTTAGSKIRQPQLEMLSTPFARLVEAADDKLRDEIIGALREYDDSVLECTFPALRLAGASPAVGLDAVARDCAGRLGKIVARPLREDDDWSIEWTGCGCELCATLATFLGSRTRQTLEWPLVTAGRRHVHSQIDAAELPVRHQTRRQGRPYTLVLVKTDELFSRAVEARHKAVMDLAWLASTWDNATLRT
- a CDS encoding type II toxin-antitoxin system VapC family toxin; the encoded protein is MIAVDTNILVYAHRCDSDFHAAAADLVKSLAEGRSGWAIPWPCVHEFFAIATHPKIYDPPSTRDQAIDQLDAWLAAPTLTLLAEPAGYWKQLKALLANGKVVGPMVHDARIAALCAAHGVRELWSADRDFGRFSTAVAVRNPLVT
- a CDS encoding type II toxin-antitoxin system VapB family antitoxin; protein product: MKTTVNLPDELIREAQELAQRQHTTLKALIEAGLRTVIRQRTGEPPFVLTDASVDGRGLQPEFRGAHWEQIRDEIYQQPA
- a CDS encoding serine/threonine-protein kinase, which codes for MSGPPAQIGRYLVERQLGSGGMGEVYLAYSPAGDPVAVKLIRTDRLDPVTRARFEKEAQIARTIIGTNRVAKFLDADPYADRPWLAMEYIAGDTLLAHVDAHGPLSAPMIASLGALLSEGLAAVHDAKLLHRDIKPQNVIMGEYGPILIDFGLGAFLDAGKESIASSGMIIGTVRCMAPEQATGNSSDVTTAADVYGLGSVLLYAATGHYPYEGLRWEAIVAQVRDPTELPDLHGLPDPLLPIVSSMLAYDPDSRPHLAAVTSECARLLTEFGMSPADARYALLDRTTKGPGAETRNSPSAALPERLGVPAIGLAAAVSIDSPLDRPVQAYEDADDATSVDALIEKGAPRDVVRGEPEPFAASDSRRRRQPASERVAEELRKKYDVQPGL